In Caminicella sporogenes DSM 14501, the genomic window AATTTACTTCCTGGTGGACTTGTAAGTATTCATGAATTAGAAGATGAAAACAATAGAGTTATAGCAGAAGGTGGTAAACCAGCTACATTTAAGAGAGTTCTTTTGGGTATAACAAAAGCTTCGTTAGCTACAGAGTCATTTTTATCTGCTGCTTCTTTCCAAGAAACTACTCGTGTATTAACTGAAGCTGCAATAAAAGGGAAAGAAGATAAACTTATAGGACTTAAGGAAAATGTAATAATTGGTAAACTTATCCCAGCTGGAACGGGAATGAAGAGGTATAGAAATATTGCTATATCATTAAATGAAGAAAAAATACCTATGGATAATAATATTGAGTAGAGAATAGATTCTATGTAAATATGTTGACATATAAGGGTATTGGTGTTAAAATGATATAGTGTGCAAATTGAGTATAGTTGACTTTTGATACTACTTGAAGGATTACATATTAATCTATGTAATCCTTCGAGGAGTTTAAAAAGGAGGATGCTATATGCACCTTATGGAACTTAAAAAACAAAACAAATTAAAAGTTGGTACAAAGCAGTCTACTAGAGCACTTAATGAAGACAAAGTTGCAACTTTATTTGTAGCGAAAGATAGCGAACAGCATGTAGTTAGAAATATAATTGAAATTGCTAAAGAAAAAAATGTTCAAATAGTATATGTAGATTCTATGAAGAAACTTGGAAAAGCATGTGGGATTGATGTTGGTGCTGCAACTGCAGTAATTTTAAAGTAAGTACTGGTTGCTACGCACAATTTAAAATATAATATGGGATACTTGGAAGGAGGTGTAGAGGAATGCCAACAATAAACCAGTTAGTACGCAAAGGTAGAGAGAAAGTTGAAAAGAAATCAACAGCTCCTGCTTTACAAAGAGGTTTTAACTCATTAAAAAGAGTTCCTACTAAAATGAGTTCACCGCAGAAAAGAGGAGTATGTACTGCTGTAAAGACTGTTACTCCTAAAAAGCCTAACTCAGCTCTTAGAAAGGTTGCCAGAGTAAGACTTACAAATGGTATAGAAGTTACAGCTTATATACCAGGTATAGGACATAACCTACAAGAGCACAGTGTTGTTTTGATAAGAGGTGGAAGGGTAAAAGACTTACCAGGTGTTAGGTATCATATCGTGAGAGGTACTCTTGATACAGCAGGAGTACAAAACAGAATGCAAGGAAG contains:
- a CDS encoding ribosomal L7Ae/L30e/S12e/Gadd45 family protein, with the translated sequence MHLMELKKQNKLKVGTKQSTRALNEDKVATLFVAKDSEQHVVRNIIEIAKEKNVQIVYVDSMKKLGKACGIDVGAATAVILK
- the rpsL gene encoding 30S ribosomal protein S12; translated protein: MPTINQLVRKGREKVEKKSTAPALQRGFNSLKRVPTKMSSPQKRGVCTAVKTVTPKKPNSALRKVARVRLTNGIEVTAYIPGIGHNLQEHSVVLIRGGRVKDLPGVRYHIVRGTLDTAGVQNRMQGRSKYGTKKPKKK